From Daphnia magna isolate NIES linkage group LG2, ASM2063170v1.1, whole genome shotgun sequence:
aacATGGGACGGCATAGAAAAAGGTTTCAacagatttttattttgtataatCAAGTTtaagaaaattaaaacttttCTTAATATTAGTAGTAGGTCGGGTTCGAGAGAAAAGGAATCTTCGAGAAGTAGACACCGAGATTCTGCTAAACAGTCGTCATCAAGTCTAAGAGAGAAAGATTACCAAGATCGGAAACAAATTAAAGACCATGATAAGCCAAGGGAAAGCCGTATAACTTCAAGGTAATAATGaataaacattttgaaatgagAATAACTGCTAAAGAACATGCTTCAAAACTAGGTCTCCTAAGAGTATCAAAGACAAAACTAGAGATAGAAAACATTCCTCTAGCTCATCAAGTGAGAGTGAGAGTGACAATAAGTTGGTTATGAATAAGGATCTTttggaaaaacttgaaaaagaaCGCCAGAGAGTCTtggcagaaaaaaagaaatggaaagaacAGGTaacataatttaaaaaagagcCATTTTTCGAAATGGGTTTAAATACTAAAGATTATACCTTGTTTTAATTTCAAGATGAAAGCTCTTGAAACTCCAGAagagaaacgaaaaagaagattACTGAAAAAGCAAAGTAAGGAGATGAAACGAAAGGAGCAAATGGGATGGGACAATGAACTACTTCAGTACACAAACTCAGACAATCCTTTTGGAGATTCCAACCTGCTTGATAAGTTTGTATGGAAAAAGAAGTTTGAGAAAGAAGGTAGATACCAATGTGTTTATTCCAAGCTTCTGTAAACAACATATCAATCTGTAGGTAGAGGAGACATGAGtcaagaagaaattgagcgTGAATTAAGAATGAAACAGCTAGCAAATCGAGATGAGCTAGAAAAGGTAAAAGCAAGAAGactggaaagagaaaaagaaaaagaagccaGAGAAGATGAAACGGCTGATCTCCAGCGCACTAAAGAAGCTGAACAATTCAAAGAGTGGCAGCAGAGTGAAGATCAGTTCCATTTGGAACAAGCGAAGTTGCGTTCTGCCATACGTATTCAAGTAAATTTTGGTTACTGATGATACGATTGCTAATATAATCTTCATGGCTCGTTTATTTGTGTTTACAGGATGGCAGAGCAAAGCCCGTTGATGTCCTTGCAAAATATATAAACTCGGAGAACGACCCCGAAGCTGTGGAGATGAACGAGCCATATTTTTATCTCATGGGATTGACCTTGACAGATTTAGAAGATTTAGTGGCAGACATTAAGGTAAATGAATGTGCTTAAAATTCCCATATttcaagttaaattttttaaaatttggtctACTTATTAGGTTTACATGGAACTTGAGAAAGAGTCTAGTAACTTGGATTACTGGAATGATCTAATGGTGATAGTCGAGGACGAAGTTCGCGCCATGAGAAAAATCGAGCGATCAAAGAGGAGTGAAAATGAAGCCGCCATGGGCCGACAAGAGGGTATTCACACAGCCGTGGCTCAGGACGTCGCCAGtatctttaaaaacaaaacagctcCTGCTCTACTTGCTTTAAAAAGTAATATTGAAAAGAAGATTGCCGCCCGGCAAGAAGGTGTCGATATTTCCTACTGGGAAAGTCTCCTTAGCCAGCTGAAAGCCCACATCGCCCGTGCGCGACTACGTGATCGTCATGGTGCCAATTTGAAACGGAAATTAGAACTGCTAAAAGCCCAACAAGGTCTAATAGATACTGCTGCTGCGGAGGCAACGCGTTTAGGAATCAAGTTTGAGCCAACTGGCGAAGATGTCGAAGAAGTTGTAGAGAAACCCAGTATAGATAAAGAAGATGaaattcaagaagaagaagaagaatcggGTGCAGATGGTGGGGAAGATATTCGCGGCCAAGCTGAGAGGGATCTTCTAGAACCTTGTTTAGCTGCCTACGAATCAGGTCGATACAGTCCAGTATACTTGGAGCCCAGCCAAATCGACCCAACACAGCTCATCTATACGGAAGACGATGATTTGGAGCGATTGGAGTTTGCACGAGCTCGTGTTCAGGGTCGCGGGGTGGCCGTTGGGATGGCTGATTCAGAAGTATCACTGGAGGAACGAGCGATGCGTGGCGAAGCGTTAAAAGGGATGTCGGCTGATGAAGCAATCTTTTCGGTGGAATCGGCTATTGACAAACCAGTCTACCTATGGTCGGATAAATACCGACCTCGCAAACCACGTTACTTCAATCGGGTTCATACTGGATTTGAGTGGAACAAGTACAACCAGACCCATTACGATATGGACAATCCGCCTCCCAAAATCGTTCAGGGCTACAAGTTTAACATCTTTTTCCCCGATTTGATCGACAAGAATTCAACTCCTCAATACACCATAACGCCGTGTGCCGATAACAAGGACTTTGGCATCCTCCGTTTCCGCGCTGGCCCACCTTATGAAGACATTGCCTTCAAAATTGTCAATCGTGAATGGGAATATTCCTACAAGAAGGGTTTCCGTTGCCAGTTCCATAACAACATCATGCAACTTTGGTTTCATTTCAAACGTTACCGATACCGCCGTTAGGCATTTtcgattttattttactttacaATGTTTCTTGAAcatgaataataaaaacgtGATTTACTTTTCAGATTTTCTCTGTATTTTCATTGTTAGAGACAATTGAACGACGGATgtaatttaatgaaaaatggTTTTCTTCAATTTGGATACTCTGGTCTTATATAGCTGTTGGCAAATAGTTGTTGGCAATCATAGGTAATTAATTCGCTAAACTGATACAGATTTAATTGAGACGGGCATCACGCGGAAAACGCGTTGTAAAGTGTTGTGAACGATGGTCCATACGAAGCAGTCATGACGACTAGCTTTtactaataataatttttttttagagaccgttAACCCCCTCCGTGATTTGCGAGATGCCATTGATGTAAGGCTTCGTTTTAGTTGGGCTGTCAAGCTTTGTTTCGCCTTTAGCGGCCGCCGTTGGGCTTGAAACGTGAAGAGGCTTGGCGAAACGATGCTCCAGCATCATATGATTAACCGGAGGTAGAGCAAGGCAAGCGCGGAAAATATTCTCGATGCTAGATCGCTGACGGTTGAGCGAGTTGATAACGGGTGCTCCTTCGGGAACTAAGGGAGCctgtaaaagaaatttttgatttgttaTGCTAGGATTGTTGCACGcatgcaacaacaaacaaaaacaaaaaatgcatttttagAAACAGTACCTTGCACAGATAACTGAGGATAGATAGGACTGAGTGGAACGGTTGGTAAGTCGTTTGATTTGGTCCGCGGAATGTAATCCGTTGGCAGAGTTCAGTTAGAATGACCAAGTCGAGGATGATTGGGCTAGCCAACAAGGAATCTTCACACGTGTTGTGGATAACCAATGTGTTGTGACCACCCATCATGATCTCCGAGGTATATTCATCCATGGCCCGTTTGCTGTCGCCTAGTTATAGGAAAGAAAATTCGTACGTTAACTTGGCAACACGAAATGTAGGCATGGCGTGAAATCACTAACCGACATAGGGAACGTATTTGATCACAACAGTGTGGTCAGGTTTTTCTCCCGGTTTATAGAGCACCGGATTAGACTCCACCATATCATCTACGACATTACTCTTGGAAATCTATGACATACGGATTTCAGCATCCGGTTAGtacaagaaaatataaacagcAACACAAAATGGATGAAAACTAACCTCCTTAGAACGGAATTGTTGTGGGGCAGATAGATTTTTCCCATCATTGTTCCCCAAGTGATTGTAGCTAACAATGGAGACGGGCTTGAGGCCAGCACTGACCAAGAAATCAACCAACACAGACTTCAGCTTGGTTTGGCCCGATTTGAAATCGTCTCCGCCAATAAAGACGTTGGCTTTCTCCGCCATTTCCATACAGCCAGGGACGAAGGTATTCTGAGGCGATCCATTGATAAATGCGCACTGTAATACAATAGAGAAATGCATGTGTTGAGCGAGGAATGTAAGGCTGAATGTTcttcaattgtttcaatataCCCCTTCTAAGATGCTAGCCACAGCAAACAATGTCGAAGGCGAGATTTCACTGGCATCGTTTTTGATGGAACGCATTAAATTTTCGGCTGTGTCGTTTAGTCCTGGAACGATGTCAGCGAAGCGCTCCGTGTTGGCCGTCCACAGCAAAATAACTTTGTCCAAAGCGTGCTCGCtaacgaaacaaaagagaatTGACGATCAGCACAACTAGAACGATAAAGCAAATTATATTACGCGCGGAAATTGCGAATATCTTTGCGGATTTGTTCGATTTGTTCTCGCTTCGTTCCAACAATAAGATTATCGGCTCTCTCCAACTGATTGGCTGCGATGAAATCTGGAGAATAAATTGATGGCCTAGGTTTCATCTTTTGCATATAAGGGCGCAGTTGTTCCTGGATTAAATCAATTACGTCGATCAATAAACTAGTACAAAAGCATGTGAGATTGTTTGCGAAGCAAATCAAACATTTCCAACCTGCAGAGATGGTTCGAGAACCCGGGCTCTGTCCATGGCGGCGGCTAAATTCAGCGATGATATATCCCAGCCATCGAGAACGATATCGTCTGGATGAACCATAGGCAACAAGTCATGGAAAGGGATGTACACATCACGGCCGTCAGGTCCCATGCCCAGTGAAACGGTTGATGACATCATCAATGAGCCATAGTAGTTGGCCTCTTGGTGCCCGTTGCGCGTCGGCCACGACAGAGCCAGCTTGTTGGCAAGAACGGCCGCTGTCACAGTCGTCCCGTTATTTCCTCCCCAGCCAACCAACATAACGCCAAGTTTTGGCACTTGACGTTCCGTCCGGATCCGTAATCGGGTTGCATTCGGAATAACCTGTTTATAAAAGAAAGTATACGCATGCTCAGACGTGTTTGCCGGGTGAAAATGGCGATCTAGTTCATGTTACCTTGTACCCTCCATCGGAGGCCGGCTCCACGCGTGACGTGCAGTAATCGTAATCCGCTTCGATGTAACGTACGCCATACGTAACGTTCGGGCTGTCAACTTGGAATTTagtcattttttgtgtgtctaaTTTACCCTGTAAAGTTCACGACAACgaaagaaatggaaatgaGCTTAGTCAAGAATGAAGGTAGCAGTAGACTAAAATAAGACGACTAGCAGGAAGGGGAGAATCGAACGATCTAGTAGTGGATTCTGCGCGTGAAAAATCAAGGCCGTGGCCTGACGGCCATGAGTGCCCCTAGCGTTCGGGCCATTGAAATGAACTCACGATGCAGAATCGCACCATCCTCACGTGACATGCAAGAGAATACAGTCTACCATATTTGCTCACTAACGTTCGGGTTCAACGCGCTCCACGATAACGTTGTAATGGGTAGCCAGCAGCTGGTGACCACGTAGCCTATCGTGTAACTTTGCACTGGTCAGGGCTTTGCTCAATCGCGATGATTCAACAAAAATTTCACGTCTGTCTTCATACAAAAGTCAAGCAGCcatgtgaaagaaaaagtaagcTCAACTGCTCTGGTGAATGCCTAGCTTTGGCAGTCGACCAGACGGCGATATTCTGGGCTTCCGAACTTGTAAATCCCGCGCGCATGCGTTGGATAATTTCGATAAAGTTTCCCGACAAAAACGTACGTGAGCCATTTATAGTTATTTAATGAGCATATAAATTACGAATTGAGCAACGAGAGATACTGCATTAATTGTCGGTTAGTCACCATCTCACCATATGGTTTTCAAGGCTGCGATAAACACCGAACGGAAGTTACGTCAAACATGACGTCAGTAGCTAACTAGTTCGGAATCGATCAAGAAACCTTTAAACTACAGTCGCAGGTTACCTATTACATGGAGAAAAACCTGGTACAGCTTTTGAAGTGATTTCTTTTGATTACAAGTTACTGTTTAGAAAGAAAGACTGATTGATTCTAGGCGATGTTTCGATAAGAGTGTAGGAACTGGCTTACCTCTGACTTCTGAACAAGGAATGGGCAGCTTGAAGTTGCAACCTACACCAGCTCTACAGTTGTCAGCAGAATGAAGAGGAGAGATTGTGGGTTCAAGGTTAAATATGGCCAGCTATTCCTCCTGGCCAGCACATGTGTTTAAAGACATGTTAGCTTTGGCCTTCCTGGTGCTGCAGGGGTAAGATTGTTTTGACAGCACAAGCTGTGAAGGTCAAGGTTGCAGTGGTTTTACTTTCACCCACTTTGTATGACAAGCATCTAGTGAAGGGGTATCAACGAAATCCGGTTCACGACAgaaacacacaaacaaaaataattgcCTTCCAAAAACAGCAATTGAAGACTGCTAGGTATAAAACGACCAGAACAAGGATCACACAAGGGACAGAAAGGTCATTAGCCCTAACGGTGCATTCGGAATTTTGTAATTACCGTGGGCTGCCCAACTTTCAGACGGCCTTCCATATGTGTCATGGAATAATAGAGAGGCCATATTCTTTTGGTAATTACCCAACTTTTTGGGCTTAATCTTTACCCAACCATAACTGCAATTTATAATTCTAAAAATATAACAGAAAGGCTTACTCACATAGGTTTCTTGATGGATAAACGGGAATTGGGAAAACGTCTGCAAAGAATCGTCAGCCAATTTCAGACGAAACTGAAATGACTGAAATTGGCAAACGTTGCCTTTTCGCTAATTGGACCTCACACCGGACAAGCTTGAAAGGACAAAGGgtgaaaattattttaactaACCAGGAAATCTGACCTAAACTAGATTCGTTTAGTATCCTGATACAAGATGTGGTGTGGAAGCTCATTCCGGGTCTTGATAGTTTTGATTTGCCATCTCTCAGTATTTGTGTAAATTAATGCCCACGTCACCCACGTCATCAAGGAAATTAGACATTTCAAAATGGATGGAAACAAAATAATATTAGTAAAAGTTACAAATATTTAATTGGTATAAATTTGGAAAATTGACTGGCTTTAAAGTGACAGCTACAGTTTTGGGACGACTGATGGCTATGCTTAATTCCGTGAAATACAATGTTTGTTTTACAGCTATCATTTCATTAGCCGATTTTCGCTGTTATAAGTGCTGAAACGCAACAAGCCAGTAGTATATAAAAACATAGACTATTACAAACACACccatttgttttgaaaataacaTGTTCTGAAACGTAAAGTTTGATCTCTTTTCCTGTGTTTGATCCCTTCTCACTTAATTTAATGACAGACATTCGTTTTCGATTACCCTTTTCTAATTGGTATTTTCAATTATGCAATCCATTCAACGTAGTTACGTTATTGTTGTtattaacatttaaaaaatctgcaTATTTACAAGCTGGAAAGCTGAATTCACACATATGTAGCCTATCATGTCTGTTTCATGTACACAAATATTGCAAATTAAGTGATTTTCAGTTATTTCTATTTCGCTTACAATATGAACCGTCAGCATGTTGATAACAATTGTCCGTGATGTATGACTATTTAAACGTAAGTACAATTTCAAGATCAAAGATTTGAAATCAAGCACTGCAAGTAGATTACGCACTGAAGCTTGCCTGATTCCGACATTCCTTTACGGTACGTCTTGTACGAATGCTCTTCGTATCCCTCATGACTTCTGATTTGTTAGTGTCACCATGGTGATGAACCTTTTTCCAGCTAATTGCATGACGCCATTGCATTATTGGTTTCGGCTTAAGATTATTATGGACAAAGGCTCCCTTTAATTGGGACGGAATTCAGCATAGCAGACGGCCAGATTCTGAGAATGTGTAGCGTATGTCATTAATTGTGTGGCTGGTTTCTCTGTTGGACAATCGTTGCCTGCAACCAGGTTCACCATCGCTTACAGCAGTAAACAGTTGTTAATGgcagtgtaaaaaaaaaaatgctttaaACGACATTTCGATAAGAACGACGACGATGTTCTCCAGTAATCTATCTGTACATCCCACATCGCTGGTAGCATTCTAAACCCACAAACTGGAGTCAATCAGGTAAATCGATTTATCTCTGGCTCGACtaccaggaaaaaaaatcgtgaGAAGAATCCAAATGGGAAGCACGACGTGTTCAAGATTCAAGTATACTACAGCTAAAGGCCAACGGGTTTAGAATCCTATAAGCCGAAACTATTTTCATCTAGTGTTAGACCCCTCTGTAATTGGGTGCAGCACGTACTTTTAGATAGACGATTGAGCCAGCTGCTATTTATGTGGCCCTAATCGTATGATTTCTAGCTTGACTTCTTTTCGACCCGTGTAATTGCTCAAAGAGTATGTAGTCTTTGATAAAGTCACAGAATTTATTCTCCTGACAGGCTTTTGTGATTTGTCGGAGAAATAACGAACAGTTGCTTTGCCCTGGTACACAATAACAAGACGAACACGTATCTAGCTTACCCGACGCCttcgttttttaaagaaaacatgaaCGAAAT
This genomic window contains:
- the LOC116916650 gene encoding cactin isoform X2 translates to MGRHRKSRSGSREKESSRSRHRDSAKQSSSSLREKDYQDRKQIKDHDKPRESRITSRSPKSIKDKTRDRKHSSSSSSESESDNKLVMNKDLLEKLEKERQRVLAEKKKWKEQMKALETPEEKRKRRLLKKQSKEMKRKEQMGWDNELLQYTNSDNPFGDSNLLDKFVWKKKFEKEGRGDMSQEEIERELRMKQLANRDELEKVKARRLEREKEKEAREDETADLQRTKEAEQFKEWQQSEDQFHLEQAKLRSAIRIQDGRAKPVDVLAKYINSENDPEAVEMNEPYFYLMGLTLTDLEDLVADIKVYMELEKESSNLDYWNDLMVIVEDEVRAMRKIERSKRSENEAAMGRQEGIHTAVAQDVASIFKNKTAPALLALKSNIEKKIAARQEGVDISYWESLLSQLKAHIARARLRDRHGANLKRKLELLKAQQGLIDTAAAEATRLGIKFEPTGEDVEEVVEKPSIDKEDEIQEEEEESGADGGEDIRGQAERDLLEPCLAAYESGRYSPVYLEPSQIDPTQLIYTEDDDLERLEFARARVQGRGVAVGMADSEVSLEERAMRGEALKGMSADEAIFSVESAIDKPVYLWSDKYRPRKPRYFNRVHTGFEWNKYNQTHYDMDNPPPKIVQGYKFNIFFPDLIDKNSTPQYTITPCADNKDFGILRFRAGPPYEDIAFKIVNREWEYSYKKGFRCQFHNNIMQLWFHFKRYRYRR
- the LOC116916650 gene encoding cactin isoform X1, translating into MGRHRKSSRSGSREKESSRSRHRDSAKQSSSSLREKDYQDRKQIKDHDKPRESRITSRSPKSIKDKTRDRKHSSSSSSESESDNKLVMNKDLLEKLEKERQRVLAEKKKWKEQMKALETPEEKRKRRLLKKQSKEMKRKEQMGWDNELLQYTNSDNPFGDSNLLDKFVWKKKFEKEGRGDMSQEEIERELRMKQLANRDELEKVKARRLEREKEKEAREDETADLQRTKEAEQFKEWQQSEDQFHLEQAKLRSAIRIQDGRAKPVDVLAKYINSENDPEAVEMNEPYFYLMGLTLTDLEDLVADIKVYMELEKESSNLDYWNDLMVIVEDEVRAMRKIERSKRSENEAAMGRQEGIHTAVAQDVASIFKNKTAPALLALKSNIEKKIAARQEGVDISYWESLLSQLKAHIARARLRDRHGANLKRKLELLKAQQGLIDTAAAEATRLGIKFEPTGEDVEEVVEKPSIDKEDEIQEEEEESGADGGEDIRGQAERDLLEPCLAAYESGRYSPVYLEPSQIDPTQLIYTEDDDLERLEFARARVQGRGVAVGMADSEVSLEERAMRGEALKGMSADEAIFSVESAIDKPVYLWSDKYRPRKPRYFNRVHTGFEWNKYNQTHYDMDNPPPKIVQGYKFNIFFPDLIDKNSTPQYTITPCADNKDFGILRFRAGPPYEDIAFKIVNREWEYSYKKGFRCQFHNNIMQLWFHFKRYRYRR
- the LOC116916686 gene encoding inositol-3-phosphate synthase 1-A: MTKFQVDSPNVTYGVRYIEADYDYCTSRVEPASDGGYKVIPNATRLRIRTERQVPKLGVMLVGWGGNNGTTVTAAVLANKLALSWPTRNGHQEANYYGSLMMSSTVSLGMGPDGRDVYIPFHDLLPMVHPDDIVLDGWDISSLNLAAAMDRARVLEPSLQEQLRPYMQKMKPRPSIYSPDFIAANQLERADNLIVGTKREQIEQIRKDIRNFRAEHALDKVILLWTANTERFADIVPGLNDTAENLMRSIKNDASEISPSTLFAVASILEGCAFINGSPQNTFVPGCMEMAEKANVFIGGDDFKSGQTKLKSVLVDFLVSAGLKPVSIVSYNHLGNNDGKNLSAPQQFRSKEISKSNVVDDMVESNPVLYKPGEKPDHTVVIKYVPYVGDSKRAMDEYTSEIMMGGHNTLVIHNTCEDSLLASPIILDLVILTELCQRITFRGPNQTTYQPFHSVLSILSYLCKAPLVPEGAPVINSLNRQRSSIENIFRACLALPPVNHMMLEHRFAKPLHVSSPTAAAKGETKLDSPTKTKPYINGISQITEGVNGL